One genomic window of bacterium includes the following:
- a CDS encoding T9SS type A sorting domain-containing protein, producing MRLGQAEQLTALALHGSLDGLLLSEGYEKAANTTVAAVLEEGDWLLLLGSAEPGAPLLAIPGGEQVLLRGSLAKAGEAWSLAVGSLDLLEAGAGGQFAIMGMPASGETFGEGAKRLDPRFDVYPNPGGPTISLRFAAAREGIQTAQVYDLQGRHVRDLVKSLSAGSGEGATALWDGCTDAGGAAAAGVYFARVRYTDGTVASRKFTLLR from the coding sequence GTGCGTCTTGGGCAGGCCGAGCAGCTCACTGCGCTTGCGCTGCACGGCAGCCTGGATGGTCTGTTGCTGAGCGAGGGCTACGAGAAGGCCGCCAACACAACGGTGGCTGCCGTTCTCGAGGAGGGCGACTGGCTGCTGCTGCTTGGAAGCGCTGAGCCTGGAGCTCCACTCCTGGCGATCCCTGGGGGCGAACAAGTGCTGCTCAGGGGCTCGCTGGCCAAGGCCGGAGAGGCCTGGAGCCTCGCCGTTGGGAGCCTCGACCTGTTGGAGGCCGGGGCCGGCGGGCAGTTCGCGATCATGGGTATGCCGGCCAGCGGCGAGACCTTCGGCGAGGGGGCGAAGCGGCTGGATCCCCGCTTCGATGTCTACCCGAACCCCGGCGGGCCGACTATCAGCCTCCGATTCGCGGCGGCCCGCGAGGGAATCCAGACCGCCCAGGTCTACGACCTCCAGGGCCGGCACGTGCGCGACCTGGTGAAGAGCCTCAGCGCGGGCAGCGGAGAGGGGGCGACGGCCCTCTGGGACGGCTGCACGGATGCGGGCGGGGCTGCCGCGGCAGGTGTCTACTTCGCCCGGGTGCGCTATACTGATGGGACGGTAGCCTCGCGGAAGTTCACCCTCCTGCGATAA
- a CDS encoding saccharopine dehydrogenase: protein MNASKRVLVLGAGLVTRPMVSYLLEQPDIRLTVATRTVDKAQRMIAGHARGKAVALDVADEAALDAIVAEHDLIVSLLPYIHHVKVAKLCLAHRRHLVTTSYVSAEMRELDGAAREAGVLLLNEIGLDPGIDHMSAMRIINGVAARGGQVTGFISNCGGLPAPEANTNPWGYKFSWSPRGVVLAGRNAARYLWEGDLRQVPGPDLFGDMHHLTVEGLGQLEVYPNRDSLGYREIYGLHQARTLFRGTFRYPGHCATWKALADCGWLDLNALPVEGMSYGKLFCTLVGCEGRKPKEAVARFLDVAPRAEPLRRFEWLGLFSDEPIPGPAEQSPLDVLAERLLLKLPYASGERDMIVLQHRVTAEHPGGETEKIVSSLIDFGQPGGDSAMSRTVSLPAAIAVRRILDGTIRETGVLVPVLPAVYDPVLDELATLGIAFEETVSR from the coding sequence ATGAATGCCAGCAAGCGCGTGCTCGTCCTGGGCGCCGGCTTGGTCACCCGACCGATGGTCAGCTATCTGCTCGAGCAGCCGGACATCCGCCTGACCGTCGCCACCCGCACCGTCGACAAGGCCCAGCGCATGATCGCCGGGCACGCGCGCGGCAAGGCGGTGGCGCTCGACGTCGCCGACGAGGCCGCCCTGGACGCAATCGTCGCCGAGCACGATCTCATCGTCAGCCTGCTGCCCTACATCCACCACGTCAAGGTCGCCAAGCTCTGCCTGGCGCACCGGCGCCACCTGGTGACCACCTCCTACGTCAGTGCCGAGATGCGCGAGCTGGACGGCGCCGCCCGCGAGGCCGGCGTGCTCCTCCTCAACGAGATCGGCCTCGATCCTGGCATCGACCACATGTCGGCGATGCGCATCATCAACGGCGTCGCCGCGCGCGGCGGTCAGGTGACGGGCTTCATCTCCAACTGCGGCGGTCTGCCCGCGCCCGAGGCGAACACGAATCCCTGGGGCTACAAGTTCAGCTGGAGCCCGCGTGGAGTCGTGCTGGCCGGCCGCAACGCGGCCCGCTATCTCTGGGAGGGCGACCTGCGCCAGGTGCCGGGCCCGGACCTCTTCGGCGACATGCACCACCTCACGGTCGAGGGCCTCGGCCAGCTCGAGGTCTATCCGAACCGCGACAGCCTCGGCTACCGCGAGATCTACGGCCTGCACCAGGCGAGGACCCTCTTCCGCGGCACCTTCCGCTACCCCGGCCACTGCGCCACCTGGAAGGCGCTGGCCGACTGCGGCTGGCTCGATCTCAACGCGCTGCCCGTCGAGGGGATGAGCTACGGCAAGCTCTTCTGCACGCTGGTCGGCTGCGAGGGCCGCAAGCCGAAGGAGGCGGTGGCCCGCTTCCTCGACGTCGCGCCCCGCGCGGAGCCGCTCCGCCGCTTCGAGTGGCTGGGCCTGTTCAGCGACGAGCCGATTCCCGGCCCCGCCGAGCAGAGCCCGCTGGACGTCCTCGCCGAGCGCCTGCTGCTCAAGCTGCCCTATGCGTCCGGCGAACGGGACATGATCGTCCTCCAGCATCGCGTGACGGCCGAGCATCCGGGAGGCGAGACCGAGAAGATCGTTTCCTCGCTGATCGACTTCGGCCAGCCGGGCGGCGATTCGGCGATGTCGCGCACGGTGAGCCTGCCGGCGGCCATCGCCGTGCGGCGCATCCTGGACGGAACGATCAGGGAGACCGGGGTGCTGGTGCCGGTGCTGCCGGCGGTCTACGACCCCGTGCTCGACGAACTCGCGACTCTGGGCATCGCCTTCGAGGAGACGGTGAGCCGCTAG
- a CDS encoding glycosyltransferase family 1 protein, with product MAMTSYLDKLRKLSRNLWWTWHPEVIAIYRDLNPARWRGTHHNPLAFLEHFEEWELLPRAEEMAIDSRINYAFHRLEEYLAEPGLRDIGGPGSLLAQPVAYFSAEFGLHESLPIYSGGLGILAGDHIKSASDLGVPLVGVGLFYFHGYFRQHLDAEGRQQESYGEADLETLAMAPALAKGGQPLTIAVETRDSIIHARVWKAEVGRCMLLLLDSNVEANDEFNRQLTSTLYGGDRRTRIRQELLLGVGGLRALSALGIEPGVLHLNEGHSAFVLLEQARRFMERDGMSWDDARAEVSRMTVFTTHTPVEAGHDRFAPELVDEALSPLAARMGKSIEEILALGRINPGDQASPFCMTTLSLRSADRCNGVSGLHGRVSRRMWRRLWPQRAEAEVPIGHITNGVHVPTWIAPTMAKLYEQRIGADWKERMHEPETWRRVYRLNPDELWEAHQLLNSRLIGFARRRLVAQVTRRREGKEAVADVSRALSTRALTIGFARRFATYKRADLMLDDEERLLHLISDETRPVQLVFAGKAHPADEPGKAKLQRLFQLSRDPRFKGRLVVLEDYDINVARHMVQGVDLWLNTPRRPLEASGTSGMKVVINGGINCSILDGWWAEAYDGTNGFAIGANRHHSSPELQDAQDREALFQLLEETVVPLYFDRNPEGVPLGWVEMMKNSIATLAWRFSANRMVRDYLQQCYQPAAGAMQRSNR from the coding sequence ATGGCCATGACCAGCTACCTCGACAAGCTGCGCAAGCTGTCCCGCAATCTTTGGTGGACCTGGCACCCCGAGGTGATCGCGATCTACCGCGATCTCAATCCGGCGCGCTGGCGCGGCACCCACCACAATCCGCTGGCCTTCCTCGAGCACTTCGAGGAGTGGGAGCTGCTGCCGCGGGCCGAGGAAATGGCCATCGACAGCCGGATCAACTACGCCTTCCACCGGCTCGAGGAATACCTGGCCGAGCCCGGCCTGCGCGACATCGGCGGCCCCGGCTCCCTGCTCGCGCAGCCTGTCGCCTACTTCAGCGCGGAGTTCGGCCTGCACGAGTCGCTGCCCATCTACTCGGGCGGCCTGGGCATCCTCGCCGGCGACCACATCAAGAGCGCCTCCGATCTCGGCGTGCCCCTGGTCGGCGTCGGGCTCTTCTACTTCCACGGCTACTTCCGCCAGCACCTCGACGCCGAGGGCCGCCAGCAGGAGTCCTACGGCGAGGCGGACCTGGAGACCCTGGCGATGGCGCCCGCCCTGGCCAAGGGCGGCCAGCCGCTGACGATCGCCGTCGAGACGCGCGACAGCATCATCCACGCGCGGGTCTGGAAGGCCGAGGTCGGCCGCTGCATGCTGCTCTTGCTGGACAGCAACGTGGAGGCGAACGACGAGTTCAACCGTCAGCTCACGAGCACACTCTACGGCGGCGATCGGCGCACGCGCATCCGCCAGGAGCTGCTGCTCGGCGTCGGCGGCCTGCGCGCGCTGAGCGCGCTGGGCATCGAGCCGGGCGTGCTGCACCTCAACGAGGGCCACAGCGCCTTCGTGCTGCTCGAGCAGGCGCGCCGCTTCATGGAGCGCGACGGCATGAGCTGGGACGATGCCCGCGCCGAGGTCTCGCGCATGACCGTCTTCACAACGCACACGCCCGTCGAAGCCGGCCACGATCGCTTCGCGCCCGAACTGGTGGACGAGGCGCTTTCGCCGCTCGCGGCACGGATGGGCAAGTCCATCGAGGAGATCCTCGCCCTCGGGCGGATCAATCCGGGCGACCAGGCCTCGCCCTTCTGCATGACCACCCTCTCGCTGCGCTCGGCGGACCGCTGCAACGGCGTCTCGGGTCTGCACGGCCGCGTCAGCCGCCGCATGTGGCGCCGACTCTGGCCGCAGCGAGCCGAAGCCGAGGTGCCCATCGGCCACATCACGAACGGCGTGCACGTGCCCACCTGGATCGCGCCGACGATGGCCAAGCTCTACGAGCAGCGCATCGGCGCGGACTGGAAGGAGCGCATGCACGAGCCGGAGACCTGGCGGCGCGTCTACCGCCTGAATCCGGACGAGCTGTGGGAGGCCCACCAGCTCCTCAACTCGCGCCTGATCGGCTTCGCCCGCCGGCGCCTCGTCGCCCAGGTGACGCGGCGCCGCGAGGGCAAGGAAGCGGTTGCCGATGTCTCGCGCGCCCTCTCGACGCGGGCGCTCACGATCGGCTTCGCGCGGCGCTTCGCCACCTACAAGCGCGCGGACCTCATGCTCGACGACGAGGAGCGCCTGCTGCACCTGATCAGCGACGAGACCCGCCCCGTGCAGCTCGTCTTCGCCGGCAAGGCGCACCCGGCCGACGAGCCGGGCAAGGCCAAGCTGCAGCGGCTCTTCCAGCTCAGCCGCGACCCGCGCTTCAAGGGCCGGCTGGTGGTGCTCGAGGACTACGACATCAACGTCGCCCGCCACATGGTGCAGGGCGTCGACCTCTGGCTGAACACGCCGCGCCGGCCGCTGGAGGCGAGCGGCACCAGCGGCATGAAGGTCGTCATCAACGGCGGGATCAACTGCTCCATCCTGGACGGCTGGTGGGCCGAGGCCTACGACGGCACGAACGGCTTCGCGATCGGCGCCAACCGGCACCACAGCAGCCCCGAGCTCCAGGACGCCCAGGATCGCGAGGCGCTCTTCCAGCTCCTCGAGGAAACCGTCGTGCCGCTCTACTTCGACCGCAACCCCGAGGGCGTACCGCTCGGCTGGGTGGAGATGATGAAGAACAGCATCGCCACGCTGGCCTGGCGCTTCAGCGCCAACCGCATGGTCCGCGACTACCTGCAGCAGTGCTATCAGCCTGCGGCCGGGGCCATGCAACGCTCGAACCGCTGA